ATACGAAAAACATCGTGAGAATCCAGTTTTATGGGATACGCTTTCACCTCAATTATTAGAAAAAGAACTTAAAGGGATTGTTGGATTTAAGATGAAAGTGCAGGAAGTTCAAGCTGCCGATAAATTAAGTCAAAATCGTAAAGATGAGGACTATCAAAACATCGTGAGTAAACTCTATGAAGAAAAGGATATGGATTCTCAGCAAATGGCACAGTTGATGGAGAGAAGCTTCAAAAAGGACAAATAAGTGTTAGGTTTCATTTTAAAGATTGAAAATACCAAAATGTAAAGAGTCTTTCAGTAAAATTTTGATACATAGACGTGAATTGACATCATTGCTTCGGATAGAATAGCCATAAAAAATCCTTCAAACGGTCAGTATGAAACGTTTGAAGGATTTTTTCATCGGGAAAATGAAAAGCAAAAAACATCTAAGAAACCAACGATGGCTATTTTATTTTTCCTGCAGTTCTTTTCCCATACCTTTTAAAAACTGAAGGCCAAAGCCGACGGCTCTGTTGATATCAGGATCGTTCATTGCTTTGAGAAGGTCGAGAATCCCGACCTTCTTGTCTTCTTTTAAAAAGCTTTGCGCTTGTTCGGTTCCAGCCATTACGCTTTCTAAAAGCTTTCCTGTAAACTCAGGATCTGCTTTTGTTAATGCGCCTCCAGCGGCCATCATTGTGTTGATGAGGTTGGTAACAGGCTCACGCGAAACTTGGCCAAGCGCAATCTTGGCGATGTCTTCTTTCGCTCTTAACATGCTTGTTGCTGCGTCAAAAATGCCAAGTTCATTAAGTTCATTCATTAACGTCATCGTTTTAGAGACGGCGTCCTCGTTTTCCGCCAGCAGCTCTTTTAGCTCTTCTATTTTTTCAAGCTTGATTTGCTCTGCGGTTTTTGTTTCTTTTTTGATCGTCGTAATTGGAGCGGCCATTCGTTTTCCTCCTCTCGTTTAATCTGTCAGATGGACATAACCCGGACGGTTCCATTTTCTTTCTGCTTCGACCCCATTTTGCGGGTGCCGTTTTTTGTTGCGCGGATTTGTTTTCGGAAGCGGCGCTGTTTCGCAGCCCCCTAGCACCTCCATGCGGACCTTCGTCTGTTTATAAGCAGGCGTGTTCGTCCGTTTATCAGCTGCAGGCCCTGTCAGGAAGTTAATCGCTGACTCCTTGTCTGTTGAGTTCATTGGCAGATAAAGTTCATTTTTCCGTACACGGTCTGTGATCAGCGCGTTTAATTTGACTGCACCGAACGGAGAAACGAGCCGTACAAGCGAACCGTCACACACACCTCGCTCTTGTGCGAGCTCAGGCGAGATTTCAACAAATACATTCGGCACTTTTGCCTGAATGCCTTTCGATTTATTTGTCATGTTTCCTTCGTGAAAATGCTCCAGCATCCGTCCGTTATTGATATGAAGATCATATTCCTCCGGAAATGCCGCTGGCTCAGTCCAATCAGAAAGGGCAAAGCGGGCTTTTTTGTCAGGGAAATGAAATCCGTCTTCATACAGAAGCGGAGTGCTTTCACCTGAGAAGCTGCCCCATAGGAAGCTGTTCCAGCCTTCAAGCACCTCATAGCTTGCTTTGCTAAACAGAGGGGAAAGACTCGCCATTTCTGAGAAAATGTCACTAGGATGGCTGTAATTCCAGTTCGCTCCTAAGCGGTTTGCCACCTCTTGAATAATCCACCAATCCGGTTTCGCATCACCTAGCGTCGGAAGCGCCTGATATAATCGCTGCACGCGGCGTTCTGTATTTGTAAATGTGCCGTCTTTCTCAAGTGAAGGAGTAGCCGGCAAGACGACATCGGCATATTGAGCTGTTCTTGACAGGAAGATGTCCTGAACCACGAAGAAATCAAGGCTTGATAAAATTTCATGCACGTGGTTCGCGTTTGAATCGACAAGCGCCATATCCTCGCCGACAAGATACATCGCCTTCATTTTTCCTTCTTCAATGGAATGAAGCATTTGGATATTATCTAAACCCGGCTTGCCGTCAATTTCGATACCATAAGCCTCTTCAAATTTAGCACGGGCATTGTCATCTGTAATATGCTGATATCCAGGCAGCCAGCCAGGAAGTGTTCCCATATCGCAAGCGCCTTGAACGTTATTATGTCCGCGCAGAGGATAAGCGCCGGCACCCGGACGGCGATAGTTGCCCGTAGCGAGTAGCAGGTTTGATATTGCTGCTGACGTATCAGAACCGCCTGTATTTTGTGTGACACCCATTCCCCAAAGGACACAAGTGCCGTCAGCGTCACGAATCATTTCGGCAATTCGAATGATGTTTTCTTTTGAAAGGCCTGTGATGCGTTCTGCATAATCAAGTGTATAGGTGTTAAGCGCTTCTTTATAATCTTCAAAGTAATTTACGTTCTCATCAATAAATGCCTGATCGTGCCAGCCTTGGTCGATCATATATTTTGTAACAGCCATCAGCCAAACTTGGTCTGTACCTTGTTTAGGGCTGATGAACAGGTCAGACCGCTCAGCCATTTCATTTTTACGCAGGTCGGCAACAATCAGTTTTTGGCCATGGAGCTTGTGCGCCCGTTTGACACGTGTTGCAAGCACAGGGTGTCCTTCCGCCGGATTGGCGCCGACAATGATGACGAGCCCCGCTTTGGCAATATCTTTAATCGTGCCGGCGTCGCCGCCCATCCCGACAGTGCGGAACAATCCGTCTGTAGCAGGAGACTGGCAGTAGCGTGAGCAGTTATCGACGTCGTTTGTTTCAAATACCTGACGCGCTAACTTTTGAATGGCATAGTTTTCTTCATTCGTAATCTTAGAAGAAGAAATAAATCCGACAGAACCTTTGCCGTACTGCTCCTTAATTGATCCTAATCTGCTTGCGACAAGATCGAGGGCTTCTTCCCAAGAAGATTCAACAAAAGCCCCATTTTTACGGATTAAAGGCTTTGTGATCCGCTCTTCAGAATTGACGAAGTCCCAGCCGAATTTTCCTTTGACACATGTAGAAATCGCGTTAACCGGAGCGTCAGAAACAGGCTGGATCTTTAAAATATCCCGTCCTTTTGTCCATACTTCAAAAGAACATCCGACACCGCAGAACGTACATACCGTTTTTGTTTTTTTCGTTCTCGTTTCACGCATAGCCGCTTCGACTTCAGAAATGGCAAAAATGCTGCCGTAATCGGGTTCAACGTTTTTTACGAGATCAATCATCGGTTCCATGACATCCTCTTTGATGCCTGTCATAAAGCCAGCCTGCCCGAGCATTGATTTTTCCATCAGCGCATTACATGGGCATACGGTGACACACTGGCCGCAGCTGACACAAGAAGATTCATTGATTGAAACTCCCTCATCCCATATGACACGAGGACGTTCACGTTCCCAGTCGATTGAGAGTGTTTCATTTACCTGAAGGTTTTGACATACTTCAACACACTGGCCGCAGGCGATACATTGGTTTGGATCATAGCGGTAAAACGGATGAGACATATCAACAGCGCAAGACGGATCTTCTTTTGGCGTGTATGGGTATTTTTGATGCTCGATCCCCATCATTTCCGCTGTGTTGTGCAGTGTACAGTTCCCATTGTTGTTATCACAAACTGTACAATACAGCAAATGATTTTCAAGAAGGCGATCCATCGCTTCAGTTTGCGCTTCTTTCACCCGATTTCCCGAAAGATCAATTGACATTCCGTTTTCTGCGATAGTAGAGCATGAACGAACCAGCTTGCCGTTGGCCTCTACAATGCA
The Bacillus vallismortis genome window above contains:
- a CDS encoding DUF1641 domain-containing protein codes for the protein MAAPITTIKKETKTAEQIKLEKIEELKELLAENEDAVSKTMTLMNELNELGIFDAATSMLRAKEDIAKIALGQVSREPVTNLINTMMAAGGALTKADPEFTGKLLESVMAGTEQAQSFLKEDKKVGILDLLKAMNDPDINRAVGFGLQFLKGMGKELQEK
- the fdhF gene encoding formate dehydrogenase subunit alpha; amino-acid sequence: MMDVKSISVRVDGTEIQARAGATILDILNEHKIEYPQICHVPEVDPIQTCDTCIVEANGKLVRSCSTIAENGMSIDLSGNRVKEAQTEAMDRLLENHLLYCTVCDNNNGNCTLHNTAEMMGIEHQKYPYTPKEDPSCAVDMSHPFYRYDPNQCIACGQCVEVCQNLQVNETLSIDWERERPRVIWDEGVSINESSCVSCGQCVTVCPCNALMEKSMLGQAGFMTGIKEDVMEPMIDLVKNVEPDYGSIFAISEVEAAMRETRTKKTKTVCTFCGVGCSFEVWTKGRDILKIQPVSDAPVNAISTCVKGKFGWDFVNSEERITKPLIRKNGAFVESSWEEALDLVASRLGSIKEQYGKGSVGFISSSKITNEENYAIQKLARQVFETNDVDNCSRYCQSPATDGLFRTVGMGGDAGTIKDIAKAGLVIIVGANPAEGHPVLATRVKRAHKLHGQKLIVADLRKNEMAERSDLFISPKQGTDQVWLMAVTKYMIDQGWHDQAFIDENVNYFEDYKEALNTYTLDYAERITGLSKENIIRIAEMIRDADGTCVLWGMGVTQNTGGSDTSAAISNLLLATGNYRRPGAGAYPLRGHNNVQGACDMGTLPGWLPGYQHITDDNARAKFEEAYGIEIDGKPGLDNIQMLHSIEEGKMKAMYLVGEDMALVDSNANHVHEILSSLDFFVVQDIFLSRTAQYADVVLPATPSLEKDGTFTNTERRVQRLYQALPTLGDAKPDWWIIQEVANRLGANWNYSHPSDIFSEMASLSPLFSKASYEVLEGWNSFLWGSFSGESTPLLYEDGFHFPDKKARFALSDWTEPAAFPEEYDLHINNGRMLEHFHEGNMTNKSKGIQAKVPNVFVEISPELAQERGVCDGSLVRLVSPFGAVKLNALITDRVRKNELYLPMNSTDKESAINFLTGPAADKRTNTPAYKQTKVRMEVLGGCETAPLPKTNPRNKKRHPQNGVEAERKWNRPGYVHLTD